The following proteins come from a genomic window of Amphiura filiformis chromosome 16, Afil_fr2py, whole genome shotgun sequence:
- the LOC140135861 gene encoding flavin-containing monooxygenase 5-like isoform X1, with protein MSSMLLYCDVCKLMNILRTINMSRKRVAIIGAGASGLTAIKCCLDEGLEPVCFEKTNEIGGLWCYRESNEERDGLACVFKSTVINTSKEMMCYSDFPIPKEFPNFMHNRYVNRYFHLYADAFDLRKYIKTYTMVKMVTPADDFESSGCWRADIMDRASNKEWTEIFDAVLVCNGHHTYPYIPEFEGVKDFEGTVIHTHDYKRPAGYEDKRVLVIGVGNSGCDAAVELSRTAEQVFLSTRNGTWVLNRLQDHGIPADLVGVRRMWDLVPYGLRQAEFERRLNQQVDLEKYALKPKHHIFAAHPTVNDELPNRIANGTVKVKCNVKCFTKTGVEFEDGTTEEIDCVVLATGYTFSFPMVDPNVVHVDKNQVSLYKNVFPANQKHPTLAIIGLAQPWGAINPISEIQCRWATRVFKGTTLLPSKDKMLDYINTNKEDMKKRYVSSQRHTIQVDFITYMDEIASEFGVKPEFKKVFAQDPVLAFRCFFGPCYPYQYRLIGPGKWDGAKQAIETAWGRMLAAFDTRKVPVQETSSLGFWLKILVVIVVILGVWWTFI; from the exons ATGAGCTCTATGTTACTGTACTGTGATGTATGCAAGCTGATGAAT ATTTTGAGAACAATCAATATGTCAAGGAAAAGAGTTGCAATCATTGGTGCTGGTGCTAGTGGTCTTACAGCCATCAAATGCTGCCTTGATGAGGGACTCGAACCAGTATGCTTCGAGAAGACCAATGAGATTGGTGGGCTGTGGTGCTACCGTGAAAGCAACGAAGAACGAGATGGATTGGCCTGCGTTTTCAAATCCACCGTGATCAACACAAGTAAAGAAATGATGTGTTACAGTGATTTTCCTATTCCCAAAGAATTTCCCAATTTCATGCACAACAGATATGTCAACAGGTATTTTCATCTGTACGCTGATGCGTTTGATCTTCGGAAGTACATCAAGACGTACACCATGGTCAAGATGGTGACGCCCGCAGATGATTTTGAATCCTCCGGATGTTGGCGTGCAGACATTATGGACAGAGCAAGCAACAAAGAATGGACTGAGATATTTGATGCTGTGCTTGTGTGTAATGGTCATCATACATATCCATACATTCCAGAGTTTGAAGGAGTCAAAGACTTTGAAGGAACTGTAATACACACACATGACTACAAGAGACCAGCTGGATATGAAGACAAGAGAGTGCTGGTTATCGGCGTTGGCAATTCTGGATGTGACGCAGCTGTGGAACTTAGCAGGACTGCTGAACAG GTGTTTCTAAGCACCAGGAACGGCACATGGGTGTTAAATCGCTTACAGGACCATGGAATACCAGCTGATTTGGTGGGTGTTCGACGAATGTGGGACCTGGTACCATATGGCCTGAGACAAGCTGAATTCGAACGTAGACTTAACCAACAAGTTGATCTGGAAAAGTACGCCCTCAAACCCAAGCACCATATTTTCGCAGCACATCCAACCGTGAACGATGAATTGCCGAATCGGATCGCAAATGGAACGGTTAAGGTCAAGTGTAACGTAAAATGTTTTACGAAAACGGGGGTTGAATTTGAAGATGGAACCACAGAGGAAATTGACTGTGTAGTCTTAGCGACTGGATACACATTCAGTTTCCCCATGGTGGATCCAAATGTGGTACATGTTGATAAAAACCAAGTGTCATTGTACAAGAATGTATTCCCTGCCAATCAGAAACATCCAACTCTAGCTATAATAGGTTTAGCTCAACCGTGGGGCGCTATCAATCCGATATCGGAGATTCAATGTAGGTGGGCCACCCGGGTGTTCAAGGGGACCACACTTCTGCCGTCCAAAGACAAAATGTTGGACTATATCAACACAAATAAAGAGGATATGAAGAAAAGATACGTATCGTCACAGAGGCATACTATCCAAGTTGATTTCATTACGTACATGGATGAGATTGCCTCCGAGTTTGGAGTCAAACCTGAGTTCAAGAAAGTCTTTGCACAAGATCCTGTGCTGGCTTTTAGGTGTTTCTTTGGTCCTTGTTACCCTTATCAGTATCGCCTTATTGGGCCGGGTAAATGGGATGGGGCTAAACAAGCTATAGAGACTGCATGGGGCCGGATGCTGGCTGCCTTTGACACCCGGAAGGTACCGGTACAAGAAACATCTTCGCTAGGATTTTGGCTCAAAATTTTAGTTGTGATTGTGGTCATACTAGGGGTGTGGTGGACATTTATATAG
- the LOC140135861 gene encoding flavin-containing monooxygenase 5-like isoform X2, with translation MSRKRVAIIGAGASGLTAIKCCLDEGLEPVCFEKTNEIGGLWCYRESNEERDGLACVFKSTVINTSKEMMCYSDFPIPKEFPNFMHNRYVNRYFHLYADAFDLRKYIKTYTMVKMVTPADDFESSGCWRADIMDRASNKEWTEIFDAVLVCNGHHTYPYIPEFEGVKDFEGTVIHTHDYKRPAGYEDKRVLVIGVGNSGCDAAVELSRTAEQVFLSTRNGTWVLNRLQDHGIPADLVGVRRMWDLVPYGLRQAEFERRLNQQVDLEKYALKPKHHIFAAHPTVNDELPNRIANGTVKVKCNVKCFTKTGVEFEDGTTEEIDCVVLATGYTFSFPMVDPNVVHVDKNQVSLYKNVFPANQKHPTLAIIGLAQPWGAINPISEIQCRWATRVFKGTTLLPSKDKMLDYINTNKEDMKKRYVSSQRHTIQVDFITYMDEIASEFGVKPEFKKVFAQDPVLAFRCFFGPCYPYQYRLIGPGKWDGAKQAIETAWGRMLAAFDTRKVPVQETSSLGFWLKILVVIVVILGVWWTFI, from the exons ATGTCAAGGAAAAGAGTTGCAATCATTGGTGCTGGTGCTAGTGGTCTTACAGCCATCAAATGCTGCCTTGATGAGGGACTCGAACCAGTATGCTTCGAGAAGACCAATGAGATTGGTGGGCTGTGGTGCTACCGTGAAAGCAACGAAGAACGAGATGGATTGGCCTGCGTTTTCAAATCCACCGTGATCAACACAAGTAAAGAAATGATGTGTTACAGTGATTTTCCTATTCCCAAAGAATTTCCCAATTTCATGCACAACAGATATGTCAACAGGTATTTTCATCTGTACGCTGATGCGTTTGATCTTCGGAAGTACATCAAGACGTACACCATGGTCAAGATGGTGACGCCCGCAGATGATTTTGAATCCTCCGGATGTTGGCGTGCAGACATTATGGACAGAGCAAGCAACAAAGAATGGACTGAGATATTTGATGCTGTGCTTGTGTGTAATGGTCATCATACATATCCATACATTCCAGAGTTTGAAGGAGTCAAAGACTTTGAAGGAACTGTAATACACACACATGACTACAAGAGACCAGCTGGATATGAAGACAAGAGAGTGCTGGTTATCGGCGTTGGCAATTCTGGATGTGACGCAGCTGTGGAACTTAGCAGGACTGCTGAACAG GTGTTTCTAAGCACCAGGAACGGCACATGGGTGTTAAATCGCTTACAGGACCATGGAATACCAGCTGATTTGGTGGGTGTTCGACGAATGTGGGACCTGGTACCATATGGCCTGAGACAAGCTGAATTCGAACGTAGACTTAACCAACAAGTTGATCTGGAAAAGTACGCCCTCAAACCCAAGCACCATATTTTCGCAGCACATCCAACCGTGAACGATGAATTGCCGAATCGGATCGCAAATGGAACGGTTAAGGTCAAGTGTAACGTAAAATGTTTTACGAAAACGGGGGTTGAATTTGAAGATGGAACCACAGAGGAAATTGACTGTGTAGTCTTAGCGACTGGATACACATTCAGTTTCCCCATGGTGGATCCAAATGTGGTACATGTTGATAAAAACCAAGTGTCATTGTACAAGAATGTATTCCCTGCCAATCAGAAACATCCAACTCTAGCTATAATAGGTTTAGCTCAACCGTGGGGCGCTATCAATCCGATATCGGAGATTCAATGTAGGTGGGCCACCCGGGTGTTCAAGGGGACCACACTTCTGCCGTCCAAAGACAAAATGTTGGACTATATCAACACAAATAAAGAGGATATGAAGAAAAGATACGTATCGTCACAGAGGCATACTATCCAAGTTGATTTCATTACGTACATGGATGAGATTGCCTCCGAGTTTGGAGTCAAACCTGAGTTCAAGAAAGTCTTTGCACAAGATCCTGTGCTGGCTTTTAGGTGTTTCTTTGGTCCTTGTTACCCTTATCAGTATCGCCTTATTGGGCCGGGTAAATGGGATGGGGCTAAACAAGCTATAGAGACTGCATGGGGCCGGATGCTGGCTGCCTTTGACACCCGGAAGGTACCGGTACAAGAAACATCTTCGCTAGGATTTTGGCTCAAAATTTTAGTTGTGATTGTGGTCATACTAGGGGTGTGGTGGACATTTATATAG